A genomic window from Microbacterium sp. H1-D42 includes:
- the glf gene encoding UDP-galactopyranose mutase, with translation MDLLVVGSGFFGLTIAERAAAAGRKVTVIDRRSHIGGNAYSEAEPETGIEVHRYGAHLFHTSNPTVWEYVNRFTTFTNYVHRVYTTHKGVVFPMPVNLGTINQFFQAAYTPDQARALVKEQAGEFDVKTAQNFEEKGIALVGRPLFEAFFRDYTAKQWQTDPHKLSGDIVSRLPVRYTYDNRYFNDTWEGLPTDGYTAWLERMADHPNIEVKLGVDYFDESQPLNKRATVGQLPVVYTGPVDRYFDYTEGALSWRTLDFEQEVLNIGDFQGTSVMNYPDLDAPYTRIHEFKHFHPERKEIFNSDKTVIMREFSRFANRDDEPYYPVNTPADRDGLLAYRDLAKGEADVHFGGRLGTYQYLDMHMAIGSALSMWRNQFSGESD, from the coding sequence ATGGATCTTCTCGTCGTAGGCTCGGGTTTCTTCGGCCTCACCATCGCTGAGCGCGCGGCTGCGGCCGGTCGCAAGGTGACCGTCATCGACCGCCGCTCGCACATCGGCGGCAATGCCTACAGTGAGGCCGAGCCCGAGACGGGCATCGAGGTGCACCGGTATGGTGCGCACTTGTTCCACACGTCGAACCCGACGGTGTGGGAGTACGTGAACCGCTTCACGACGTTCACGAACTACGTGCACCGCGTCTACACCACGCACAAGGGCGTGGTGTTCCCGATGCCGGTGAACCTCGGCACGATCAACCAGTTCTTCCAGGCCGCCTACACCCCTGACCAGGCGCGAGCGCTGGTGAAGGAGCAGGCGGGGGAGTTCGACGTCAAGACGGCGCAGAACTTCGAGGAGAAGGGCATCGCGCTGGTGGGGCGGCCGCTGTTCGAGGCCTTCTTCCGCGACTACACGGCCAAGCAGTGGCAGACCGATCCGCACAAGCTCTCCGGAGACATCGTCAGCCGCCTGCCCGTGCGCTACACGTACGACAACCGGTACTTCAATGACACCTGGGAGGGGCTGCCCACCGACGGTTACACGGCGTGGCTGGAGCGGATGGCGGATCACCCCAACATCGAGGTGAAGCTGGGCGTCGACTACTTCGACGAGTCGCAGCCGCTGAACAAGCGCGCAACCGTCGGACAGCTGCCTGTCGTCTACACGGGTCCTGTCGACCGGTACTTCGACTACACCGAGGGCGCACTCAGCTGGCGCACCCTCGACTTCGAGCAGGAAGTGCTCAACATCGGCGACTTCCAGGGCACGAGCGTGATGAACTACCCCGACCTGGACGCGCCGTACACCCGCATCCACGAGTTCAAGCACTTCCACCCGGAGCGCAAGGAGATCTTCAACTCCGACAAGACCGTCATCATGCGGGAGTTCTCACGGTTCGCGAACCGCGACGACGAGCCGTACTACCCGGTCAACACCCCCGCCGATCGCGATGGCCTGCTGGCGTACCGCGATCTGGCCAAGGGCGAGGCGGACGTGCACTTCGGCGGACGCCTCGGCACGTACCAGTACCTCGACATGCACATGGCCATCGGCTCGGCCCTGTCGATGTGGCGCAACCAGTTCTCCGGTGAGAGCGACTGA
- a CDS encoding glycosyltransferase, whose product MTTAEFDPATASIVIVTYNRSHLLSGLLTSIRSMDPKPGRVVIIDNASADDTTEVVESFRADIGIEIVYRRLETNTGGSGGFSEGMRTAYDLGSEWIWLMDDDVEVLPDGLDKMGRWSHRFKSIQGRRYDYDGSEFYWQYRIAERMGIPIPFAPSKFDAAGYREMNSGCFEGMFIHRSIVKQVGLPDARFFIYWDDQVYGWLASRVTTAVIVDEFVLRRTREIKQWDLGIRHLNASSNAYRYYIMRNRAFIKQYYRVHGTYNPVAFGLGTTATFFKELIRLVFVERTVRGTSNLFRGIRDGGRAGRDRTWQPMPALES is encoded by the coding sequence ATGACGACGGCCGAATTCGATCCGGCGACCGCGTCGATCGTCATCGTGACGTACAACCGCTCACACCTGCTGAGCGGCCTGCTCACCAGCATTCGATCGATGGACCCCAAGCCGGGCCGCGTCGTGATCATCGACAACGCCTCCGCTGACGACACGACAGAGGTCGTGGAGTCCTTCCGCGCCGACATCGGCATCGAGATCGTCTACCGCCGCCTCGAGACGAACACCGGAGGCTCGGGCGGTTTCAGTGAGGGCATGCGCACGGCGTACGACCTCGGCTCCGAGTGGATCTGGCTGATGGATGACGACGTCGAGGTCCTTCCAGACGGGCTGGACAAGATGGGGCGCTGGTCACACCGTTTCAAGAGCATCCAGGGCCGCCGCTACGACTACGACGGCAGCGAGTTCTACTGGCAGTACCGCATCGCCGAGCGCATGGGCATCCCGATCCCGTTCGCGCCGTCGAAGTTCGACGCAGCCGGGTACCGCGAGATGAACAGCGGCTGCTTCGAGGGCATGTTCATCCACCGCTCGATCGTCAAGCAGGTCGGACTGCCCGACGCCCGGTTCTTCATCTACTGGGACGATCAGGTGTACGGCTGGCTGGCCTCACGCGTGACCACGGCCGTGATCGTGGACGAATTCGTGCTGCGACGCACGCGCGAGATCAAGCAGTGGGACCTGGGCATTCGTCATCTGAACGCCTCCAGCAATGCCTACCGCTACTACATCATGCGCAACCGCGCCTTCATCAAGCAGTACTACCGCGTGCACGGCACGTACAACCCGGTGGCGTTCGGCCTCGGCACGACGGCCACGTTCTTCAAGGAGCTGATCCGGCTGGTGTTCGTCGAGCGCACTGTGCGCGGCACGAGCAACCTGTTCCGCGGCATCCGCGACGGCGGCAGAGCAGGGCGGGATCGCACCTGGCAGCCGATGCCGGCGTTGGAGAGTTGA
- the manA gene encoding mannose-6-phosphate isomerase, class I, with protein sequence MLLTITNEPRDYAWGSTTLIAGLEGRAPSGAPEAEVWFGDHSGDPADVATGGTLDAVTGGTLPYLLKLLAAADPLSIQVHPTREQAREGFAREAGMDAGDPTRNYRDDNHKPELIVALSDRFEALSGLRPVEDTLRLLASFPETPGVTALRARLAVGAPADALRGTIAWLLSGSAQTEVDDIIAALDAAHSDEFADALDAVHAIAERNQGDAGVVVALLMNFVVLRPGEAIFLRAGLLHAYVAGLGVEIMAASDNVLRGGLTPKHIDVDELLAIVDTEPAQVPVQSATGALTAYEIPVEDFALRRVQVDGEVSLDVAGPAMVLATSGQVGVASAAGERLPIAVGAAVFASADERSLTLRGLGEVFVAEPGRP encoded by the coding sequence ATGCTGCTCACCATCACGAATGAACCGCGCGACTACGCCTGGGGCTCGACGACACTGATCGCCGGTCTGGAGGGGCGCGCACCCTCCGGCGCGCCCGAGGCCGAGGTGTGGTTCGGCGATCATTCCGGCGATCCTGCCGACGTCGCGACGGGTGGCACCCTGGACGCGGTGACCGGTGGCACACTGCCGTACCTGTTGAAGCTCCTCGCGGCGGCCGACCCGCTGTCGATCCAGGTGCATCCGACGCGCGAGCAGGCACGTGAGGGGTTCGCTCGTGAAGCCGGGATGGATGCCGGCGACCCGACGCGCAACTATCGCGACGACAACCACAAGCCCGAGCTCATCGTCGCGCTGAGCGACCGCTTCGAGGCGCTCAGCGGACTGCGCCCGGTCGAGGACACGCTGCGACTGCTGGCGTCGTTCCCCGAAACGCCCGGCGTCACCGCGCTGCGCGCGCGCCTGGCCGTCGGCGCCCCTGCCGACGCCCTGCGCGGCACCATCGCCTGGCTGCTCTCCGGCAGCGCTCAGACCGAGGTGGACGACATCATCGCCGCGCTCGATGCGGCCCACTCCGACGAGTTCGCCGATGCCCTCGACGCGGTGCACGCGATCGCAGAGCGCAACCAGGGGGATGCCGGTGTCGTCGTCGCCCTGCTGATGAACTTCGTGGTGCTTCGTCCAGGTGAGGCGATCTTCCTGCGGGCCGGCCTGCTGCACGCCTACGTCGCAGGCCTCGGGGTCGAGATCATGGCGGCCAGTGACAACGTGCTGCGTGGCGGGCTCACTCCGAAGCACATCGACGTCGACGAACTGCTCGCCATCGTCGACACGGAGCCGGCGCAGGTGCCAGTGCAGTCGGCGACCGGGGCGCTCACCGCCTACGAGATCCCCGTCGAGGACTTCGCGCTGCGGCGCGTGCAGGTCGACGGCGAGGTGTCGCTCGATGTCGCGGGCCCCGCCATGGTGCTCGCCACCTCCGGACAGGTCGGCGTCGCCTCGGCAGCAGGCGAACGGCTTCCGATCGCCGTCGGCGCGGCGGTGTTCGCGTCCGCCGATGAGCGCTCCCTCACCCTGCGCGGCCTCGGCGAGGTCTTCGTCGCGGAGCCCGGTCGCCCCTGA
- a CDS encoding O-antigen ligase family protein: MAVYTKHPVAAPPAAPARETTRHLMVRAFCVLSLFAVFGHTAVYNLVGPIGAVIVIGVVTAASLAIWIPAIVQGRPSRFRWRRLPWVALGYGALALVSTLWSRWPGATLLTWVLLAAVTVTALLVATMLTWDEIVRALSTTMKLILGLSLLIELWVVWIRQEPLLPNFVDAPEGKIDPHLYWVRGNLFNDGRIQGVVGNAHTLAVMCLFSLIVFAVLWFAHARRRGMLVAWAVLAIALLVKAASATVYLSIAVVLAVLLAALIARSATRPGQRRVMYLTFTAIAVIGVSTAVLLRDQVLGLFGKSADLTGRLEIWQAVWERAITRPVFGNGFSSPWVPWDPGFDGWIMDHGLTVFHAHNMWLDVFLQLGIVGVVIMAIAWLAVTWRAWFFAVDRPRFDLDASRAYSPLALLPLLVVTVLLVEGLAESAPIMLWGWLLLILLSFKMKTTPLIGVGEHAPETSASAPTRRVP; the protein is encoded by the coding sequence ATGGCCGTCTACACCAAGCATCCCGTCGCGGCGCCGCCCGCGGCTCCCGCCCGCGAGACGACGCGGCACCTGATGGTGCGCGCCTTCTGCGTCCTCTCGCTGTTCGCGGTCTTCGGACACACGGCGGTGTACAACCTCGTCGGCCCCATCGGCGCGGTGATCGTCATCGGCGTGGTCACGGCGGCATCGCTCGCCATCTGGATCCCCGCCATCGTGCAGGGCAGGCCCAGCCGGTTCCGCTGGCGGCGCCTGCCGTGGGTGGCGCTGGGCTACGGTGCGCTCGCGCTGGTGTCGACGCTGTGGTCGCGGTGGCCAGGGGCGACGCTGCTGACCTGGGTGCTGCTGGCCGCCGTCACCGTGACTGCGCTGCTGGTCGCGACGATGCTGACGTGGGATGAGATCGTGCGCGCCCTGTCGACCACGATGAAGCTCATCCTCGGACTCTCCCTGCTCATCGAGCTCTGGGTGGTGTGGATCCGCCAGGAGCCGCTGCTGCCGAACTTCGTCGATGCTCCGGAGGGGAAGATCGACCCGCACCTGTACTGGGTGCGCGGCAACCTCTTCAATGACGGACGCATCCAGGGCGTCGTGGGCAACGCGCACACGCTCGCCGTGATGTGCCTCTTCTCTCTCATCGTCTTCGCCGTGCTGTGGTTCGCCCACGCGCGGCGGCGTGGGATGCTCGTGGCCTGGGCCGTGCTGGCGATCGCCCTGCTGGTGAAGGCCGCGTCCGCCACCGTGTATCTGAGCATCGCCGTGGTGCTGGCCGTGCTCCTCGCCGCACTGATCGCACGGTCAGCGACTCGCCCCGGACAGCGACGCGTCATGTATCTGACCTTCACCGCGATCGCGGTGATCGGCGTCAGCACGGCAGTGCTGCTGCGTGATCAGGTGCTCGGGCTGTTCGGCAAGAGCGCCGACCTCACCGGACGTCTGGAGATCTGGCAGGCGGTGTGGGAGCGCGCCATCACCCGTCCCGTCTTCGGCAACGGGTTCTCATCCCCCTGGGTCCCCTGGGATCCCGGCTTCGACGGCTGGATCATGGATCACGGGCTGACCGTGTTCCACGCGCACAACATGTGGCTGGATGTGTTCCTGCAACTCGGCATCGTCGGCGTGGTGATCATGGCCATCGCCTGGCTCGCCGTCACCTGGCGGGCCTGGTTCTTCGCAGTCGACCGTCCGCGCTTCGACCTCGATGCGAGCCGCGCCTACTCGCCGCTGGCGCTGCTGCCGCTGCTGGTGGTGACGGTGCTTCTGGTGGAGGGACTGGCCGAGTCGGCGCCCATCATGCTGTGGGGTTGGCTGCTGCTGATCCTGCTGTCGTTCAAGATGAAGACCACTCCGCTGATCGGCGTGGGCGAGCACGCGCCGGAGACATCGGCGTCTGCCCCGACGCGGCGGGTGCCGTGA
- a CDS encoding O-antigen ligase family protein — translation MTTRRQLVALLASAEFARAYTLTALAAAFMSFLIEQLMSRVTLATIITALAAAGVAMLLARREELSLLRLAPTSLLGFLVLALISVLWTSDRSDTLTSWLTLLGYSIIAITIGHVRDTLQTVRAIGDTLRWLLALSLALEIMSGILLDMPFKALGIEGNLAVGGPIQGIFGTRNMLGFIAVIAMITFVIEWRTQSIGRLVGALSVSLGAFLALFSASPTVLVLAAAVGVVTTALTIVRHAPPARRNTVQWMLGALVAGALGLAFALRHQIIRLLDAGSDFSTRADLWNMILDFVAQRPVTGYGWFGPWARGEFPFTYINFLLADHHQSALNAYFDVLLQLGWIGLVLFLVMGGVAIVRSWLVASVRRSVVYAWTPLVLITLAVDSMFESFTLTGAGWVLLVLCVLRAGQSRSWRENIDAAQTGTIPTLRPGRDEG, via the coding sequence GTGACGACGCGACGACAGCTGGTCGCGTTGCTCGCCTCGGCCGAGTTCGCCAGGGCATACACGCTCACGGCTCTGGCCGCGGCGTTCATGTCGTTCCTCATCGAACAGCTGATGTCACGCGTGACGCTGGCGACCATCATCACAGCCCTCGCGGCCGCAGGGGTCGCGATGCTGCTCGCCCGCCGCGAGGAGCTCTCGCTGCTGAGGCTTGCCCCGACGTCGCTGCTCGGCTTCCTGGTGCTCGCGCTGATCAGCGTGCTGTGGACCTCGGACCGATCAGACACGCTCACCAGCTGGCTGACTCTGCTGGGCTACTCGATCATCGCGATCACGATCGGGCATGTGCGCGACACTCTGCAGACCGTGCGCGCCATCGGCGACACGCTCCGCTGGCTGCTCGCCCTCTCTCTCGCGCTGGAGATCATGTCGGGCATCCTGCTCGACATGCCGTTCAAGGCACTCGGCATCGAGGGCAATCTCGCCGTCGGAGGGCCCATCCAGGGCATCTTCGGCACGCGCAACATGCTCGGCTTCATCGCGGTGATCGCCATGATCACGTTCGTCATCGAATGGCGCACGCAGTCGATCGGCCGGCTGGTCGGTGCGCTGTCGGTCTCACTCGGCGCGTTCCTCGCGCTGTTCTCGGCGTCGCCGACCGTGCTCGTCCTCGCCGCCGCCGTCGGCGTGGTGACAACCGCCCTGACGATCGTCCGCCATGCCCCACCCGCGCGACGCAACACCGTGCAGTGGATGCTCGGCGCGCTCGTGGCCGGGGCCCTCGGCCTCGCCTTCGCCCTTCGACACCAGATCATCCGCCTCCTCGACGCGGGTTCGGACTTCTCGACCCGCGCCGATCTGTGGAACATGATCCTCGACTTCGTCGCCCAGCGGCCGGTGACCGGCTACGGCTGGTTCGGTCCGTGGGCGCGCGGCGAGTTCCCGTTCACGTACATCAACTTCCTGCTGGCCGACCACCACCAGTCGGCGCTGAACGCCTACTTCGACGTCCTCCTGCAGCTGGGGTGGATCGGACTCGTGCTCTTCCTGGTCATGGGCGGTGTGGCCATCGTGCGCTCGTGGCTGGTGGCGAGCGTCCGCCGTTCGGTCGTGTACGCGTGGACGCCGCTGGTGCTGATCACGCTCGCGGTCGACTCGATGTTCGAGAGCTTCACGCTCACCGGCGCCGGCTGGGTGCTGCTCGTGCTGTGCGTGCTGCGCGCCGGCCAGAGCAGGTCGTGGCGCGAGAACATCGACGCCGCCCAGACGGGGACGATCCCCACGCTGCGGCCAGGCAGAGACGAGGGCTGA
- a CDS encoding WhiB family transcriptional regulator, translating into MSSYRSDVPENWFVDPVHLGVPGVRRVDQDDDGALAWQADALCAQTDPEAFFPEKGGSTRDAKRICTTCDVRGECLEYALNNDERFGIWGGLSERERRKLKRRAS; encoded by the coding sequence ATGTCGAGTTATCGCTCAGACGTTCCCGAGAATTGGTTCGTGGATCCGGTTCACCTCGGAGTACCAGGGGTACGACGAGTCGACCAGGATGACGACGGTGCGCTCGCCTGGCAGGCGGACGCGCTGTGCGCACAGACGGACCCGGAGGCGTTCTTCCCAGAGAAGGGCGGATCCACTCGGGATGCCAAGCGCATCTGCACCACGTGCGATGTGCGCGGTGAATGCCTGGAGTACGCACTGAACAACGATGAGCGCTTCGGGATCTGGGGCGGGCTCAGCGAGCGCGAACGTCGCAAGCTCAAGCGTCGAGCCAGCTGA
- a CDS encoding ABC transporter ATP-binding protein, with protein sequence MSAAIEVSGLGVRFRRNRRGSRTFKDLFSGVSRRSRPGEFWALRNVSFTVAPGESIGVVGRNGQGKSTLLRLVAGVLLPDEGGVEVNGGVAPLIELTGGFVGDLTVRENVRLTAGLHGMSKAEVSSRYDEMIGFAELEDFQDTPYKHLSNGMKVRLAFSVVSQLDEPIMLVDEVLAVGDKAFRDKCYKRIDEMLAAGRTLFFVSHSERDLRRFCERGLYLDRGELVLDAPIGEVLDRYNADHT encoded by the coding sequence ATGAGTGCTGCGATCGAGGTCAGCGGACTCGGCGTCCGTTTTCGCCGCAACCGACGCGGCAGCCGCACGTTCAAGGACCTCTTCTCCGGGGTGAGCCGCAGGTCGCGTCCCGGCGAGTTCTGGGCGCTGCGGAACGTCTCGTTCACCGTCGCGCCTGGCGAGTCGATCGGCGTCGTGGGACGCAATGGTCAAGGCAAGTCGACTCTGTTGCGGCTCGTCGCCGGCGTGCTGCTCCCGGACGAGGGCGGCGTGGAGGTCAATGGCGGAGTCGCGCCGCTGATCGAGCTCACCGGCGGGTTCGTCGGAGACCTGACGGTGCGTGAGAACGTGCGTCTCACAGCTGGCCTGCACGGTATGTCGAAGGCTGAGGTGTCCTCTCGGTACGACGAGATGATCGGGTTCGCGGAGTTGGAGGACTTCCAGGACACGCCGTACAAGCACCTGTCCAACGGCATGAAGGTGCGCCTCGCGTTCTCGGTCGTCTCGCAGCTCGATGAGCCCATCATGCTCGTGGACGAGGTTCTCGCCGTCGGCGACAAGGCGTTCCGCGACAAGTGCTACAAGCGCATCGACGAGATGCTCGCCGCCGGGCGCACGCTTTTCTTCGTCAGCCACAGCGAACGTGATCTGCGGAGGTTCTGCGAGCGAGGGCTCTACCTCGACAGGGGCGAGCTCGTGCTCGACGCACCGATCGGCGAGGTCCTGGACCGCTACAACGCCGACCACACCTGA
- a CDS encoding glycosyltransferase yields the protein MTHVLQNVVFPLDRDPDLLPLYADPETWSVIDEEPVRMSNRAHLGNILGRTRARIVSGRRVSLGTYFNAFPASYWQHWTSVREVRLTVRTTGPATILVYRSNGSGLRQRVDDREVSGDSSTSFDLSLTEYSDGGWIWFDVVADEKSAVLESAVWTTEQEPARAGKASLGITTYNKPDYCVETLRALAEAPEALEVIDRIFLVDQGTQLVADQDGFDQVAGELGETLQVIRQPNLGGSGGFARSMHETLQRPESDFVQLLDDDVLIEPESLRRSVVFGRYATTPMLVGGHMFDLLDRPKLHGWAEVVDEHPFMWRNLYQEKMPHDFGAANLRQSPLLHMRMDADYNGWWMCLIPLDAIRKVGLSLPAFIKWDDAEFCLRAGEAGFPTVSLPGVALWHVSWVNKDDTIDWQAYFHARNRIVAALLHSNAPRGGRLLKHSLRVDLKHLMMMQYYPVALRARALQDVLSGPGHMLGNLATAMPAARALAAEYPETVVHRDPSRVLHSRNGRRVYKQSKLHEFDSPKGLRLRWFTLRALVAHWMRTPDPANVSQPEVEFGKSDAMWWRVPYYDSALVSSADGSGKNVYTRDRARYRRMLRDTMKLHGRLRRNWPKLQAEYRKALPELVSDASWQQTFKETP from the coding sequence GTGACCCACGTGCTGCAGAACGTCGTCTTCCCGCTCGACAGAGACCCCGACCTGCTGCCGCTCTACGCCGATCCCGAGACCTGGTCCGTGATCGATGAGGAGCCGGTCAGGATGTCAAATCGAGCCCACCTCGGCAACATTCTCGGCCGCACCCGCGCCCGGATCGTATCCGGCCGGCGCGTGTCGCTCGGGACGTACTTCAACGCCTTCCCCGCATCGTACTGGCAGCACTGGACCAGCGTGCGCGAGGTGCGCCTCACGGTGCGCACGACGGGGCCCGCGACGATCCTCGTCTACCGCTCCAATGGCTCCGGACTGCGCCAGCGCGTCGATGATCGCGAGGTCAGCGGTGACTCCAGCACCTCATTCGACCTGTCGCTGACGGAGTACAGCGACGGCGGTTGGATCTGGTTCGATGTCGTCGCCGACGAGAAGAGCGCCGTCCTCGAGAGCGCCGTGTGGACGACCGAACAGGAACCCGCCCGCGCCGGCAAGGCATCGCTGGGCATCACCACGTACAACAAGCCCGACTACTGCGTCGAGACGCTGCGTGCACTGGCGGAGGCACCGGAGGCACTGGAGGTCATCGACCGCATCTTCCTCGTCGACCAGGGCACGCAGCTGGTCGCCGACCAGGACGGCTTCGATCAGGTCGCCGGCGAGCTCGGCGAGACCCTGCAGGTGATCCGACAGCCGAATCTCGGCGGGTCCGGCGGATTCGCCCGCTCGATGCACGAGACGCTGCAGCGCCCCGAGAGCGACTTCGTGCAACTGCTCGACGATGACGTGCTCATCGAGCCGGAATCGCTGCGTCGTTCTGTGGTGTTCGGCCGGTACGCCACCACTCCGATGCTCGTCGGCGGTCACATGTTCGATCTGCTGGACCGCCCGAAGCTGCACGGCTGGGCCGAGGTCGTTGACGAGCATCCGTTCATGTGGCGCAACCTGTACCAGGAGAAGATGCCGCACGACTTCGGCGCGGCCAACCTGCGCCAGTCGCCACTGCTGCACATGCGGATGGATGCTGATTACAACGGCTGGTGGATGTGCCTCATCCCGCTTGACGCGATCCGCAAGGTCGGGCTGTCCCTGCCGGCGTTCATCAAGTGGGACGACGCGGAGTTCTGCCTCCGCGCCGGCGAGGCAGGCTTCCCGACCGTGTCCCTGCCAGGCGTCGCTCTGTGGCACGTCTCCTGGGTGAACAAGGACGACACCATCGACTGGCAGGCGTACTTCCACGCCCGCAACCGCATCGTCGCCGCGCTGCTGCACTCGAACGCACCGCGTGGCGGACGGCTCTTGAAGCACAGCCTGCGAGTGGACCTCAAGCATCTGATGATGATGCAGTACTACCCCGTTGCCCTGCGCGCCAGGGCACTGCAGGACGTGCTCTCGGGTCCCGGCCACATGCTCGGCAATCTCGCCACCGCGATGCCGGCAGCCCGGGCGCTGGCCGCCGAGTACCCCGAGACCGTCGTGCACCGCGACCCCAGCCGTGTACTGCACTCGCGGAACGGGCGGCGCGTGTACAAGCAGAGCAAACTGCACGAGTTCGACAGCCCGAAGGGACTGCGGCTGCGCTGGTTCACCCTGCGCGCTCTCGTGGCACACTGGATGCGCACGCCTGATCCCGCGAACGTCTCGCAGCCCGAGGTGGAGTTCGGCAAGAGCGACGCGATGTGGTGGCGTGTTCCGTACTACGACAGCGCGCTGGTGAGCTCGGCCGATGGCTCGGGCAAGAACGTCTACACCCGCGATCGCGCCCGATACCGTCGGATGCTGCGCGACACGATGAAGCTGCACGGCCGGCTGCGTCGAAACTGGCCGAAACTGCAGGCCGAGTACCGCAAGGCACTCCCCGAGCTCGTCTCGGATGCGTCCTGGCAGCAGACCTTCAAGGAGACCCCATGA
- a CDS encoding ABC transporter permease, with translation MTTVGAPGTPRRYFHSLWLLSARDLKVRYSTSALGYLWSVLDPLVMSAIYWFVFTQVFQRTVGEQPYIIFLISALLPWVWFNSAVGDFTRAFKKDARLVRSTAIPRTIWVNRIVLSKGIEFLFSLPVIAIFVVVNMMTESDPTKVAHIGWGILWLPVAVLLQALLLVGLGLLVAPLCALYTDLERTTALILRAMFYATPIIYNVQDLPGLFQTIGMFNPLAGIMTLYRMAFFPDQWQPQAVLISVAMSLIILVLGIWVFRTLERPVLKEL, from the coding sequence GTGACAACGGTCGGCGCGCCGGGGACGCCGCGGCGTTACTTCCATTCGCTGTGGCTGCTGTCGGCTCGCGATCTGAAGGTGCGCTACTCGACCAGCGCGCTGGGGTATCTCTGGTCGGTGCTCGACCCGCTGGTGATGAGCGCCATCTACTGGTTCGTCTTCACTCAGGTCTTCCAGCGCACCGTCGGGGAGCAGCCGTACATCATCTTCCTGATCAGCGCGCTGCTGCCTTGGGTGTGGTTCAACTCCGCGGTCGGAGACTTCACCAGGGCGTTCAAGAAGGACGCGCGGCTCGTGCGGTCAACGGCCATTCCCCGAACGATCTGGGTGAACCGGATCGTCCTCAGCAAGGGCATCGAGTTCCTGTTCTCACTGCCGGTGATCGCGATCTTCGTCGTCGTGAACATGATGACGGAGTCCGATCCGACCAAGGTCGCACACATCGGCTGGGGTATCCTCTGGCTTCCGGTCGCGGTGCTGCTGCAGGCGTTGCTGCTGGTCGGACTCGGGCTGCTCGTCGCACCGCTGTGCGCTCTGTACACAGATCTGGAGCGCACAACGGCGCTCATTCTGCGTGCGATGTTCTACGCGACGCCGATCATCTACAACGTGCAGGATCTGCCAGGGCTCTTCCAGACGATCGGCATGTTCAACCCGCTCGCCGGCATCATGACGCTGTACCGGATGGCGTTCTTCCCCGACCAGTGGCAGCCCCAGGCTGTGCTCATCAGCGTGGCTATGAGCCTGATCATCCTCGTGCTCGGCATCTGGGTGTTCCGCACGCTTGAGCGCCCCGTCCTGAAGGAGCTGTGA